The sequence GGACTACACAAGACATAGATGCAAAACTGCCATCATTCAGCACAGTCTGTATCTGAACTGTAACATCAATCACCACCTAGTCTTTGTTAGTCTAACTTATTTGCAGATTTCTCAAATAGCAGTCTGGCCTACTCATCATTATAAAAGCCCTGTGCATTCCTTAGCACTAGAATTTGTACGTGACAgtacaagagaagaaaaatgcatccTTTCCCTTTACCACACACTAACCCCCTAACAGGAAGCACCTTCCTTCAAAAAGCTTCTTCCCTGTGTTCAGCCACCTCCATGAACTGGAaggcacagagagaaaataaatgaggaatttgaaaaacaaaaaaaatttacacaTATGTTATCACACTTAATGCCCATAGTCAATCTGGCTACAttcaaaagcttttgaaaatgtatttatttatttgagttCATGGTATTGTGTAGCCAGTTTTGCATGatataaagcatttttaaaaaagaaaactaccCATGTGGGTATTAAAGGGATTGCTTCAGTTACAAAACTGATGAGAGAACTGAGTTTCTCTTCGAAGACCTTTCAGATATACTCTCTAggatatttttgtgtgtgttgtgtgtaGAGGCCAGACAGGAAAAGAGTCTCCTATCAGGATCTTTCAGTGACTCACACAATGAGTAACAAttgtgctgctcagagccccaggaAAGCAGGGTGTTCAACTTGCAGAACCAGTCTTTcctcatgcaaaaaaaaaaaatccaaacccctAAACCtaccacaaaaaacccccaaacttcCCTCTGTTGCCATTACTTTAACTTACtactttcttcccctcctcttaGTTTTTTTTGACAACCCAGTCATGTTTAGTTAAAGACATACTGACAAAACAGCAATAGCACCAGACAGCCTCTTCTACAATGCTAATCTTGTGTTTTATTAATACCTTTCAGTTTAGCTTTTATGACAAAACATTCCACTTTTGTGTTGTTACTGCTCAGGCACACTACTTGGTCTTCATCCTCTCCCATGCTGCTCTTATATTTCCACAGCTACAAGCGTAGAACATGTTGCCAGACTACATGGTAAAACCCTTCCcttgtttaaaaacagaaagacaacAGAAGTCTTTTGTAACAACAGTGTGAAAATATCAAACCATGATAAAGTGTGTAGCAAAAGCACTGATAAAACTGCTAAAGACACACTTCTATGTAACCACTTGGAAAGGTTCCTTGAAGATTTTTTCTAACGCCTCAAAGCAAGCATGAATCATTTCAAGTTCTCTCACAAGTATGCAAAGTGAAACGTGGTATGGTTGGTGGAGCACAGTTGTTAAATAAATTGTCAAAATATGAAGATGTCTTAAGTAATACCACATAGCCACAAACTATGAGAAGAACAAGTATCGTTCAGAAGTCACTTAACACTGCAGGGAACGTTTACTTCCTGTCCTCACTGCACAACCAAACATTCTGTATTTCAGTCTACCTCTTAATAATATTTTGGCTTAATGAGGGCCTTTAATGTCATAAATATGATTCAAGCATCAAGTGATTTGTTCATGCAACAGCCTATGACACAGGGCCATATAGCTATCTGAAACCACAGAGTATCAGGCTGGAAGGACACCAAGGACGGTCTAGACAAGGCAGCCCAGCATCATGTCGAGTCAAATTTTAAGCCTTCAATATTGGGGATTCTTAACACTCCCCTGGGAAGATTATTTCAATCGCTGATTGCTCTGTGAAAACTATTCCTCGTGTTCAACAGAATCTCTCCCGAAGTAACTTGTACCCATTACCGCcgtcttttccatgtgacttcttgtaaaaagggagtcttaATCTCTTTTGTAGCTGCCCTTCAAATACTGGAACAtgctgatgaggtctcccctaagccttcttttctccaggataaacccagttctctcaggaTTCCTGCTCCTTTGGTCACCTTTGTGACCCTTCTATGgatgctctccagcctgtcctcatcgCTTTTGTACAGTGGAGCCCAAAATGGGTTGCTACTGTTTACTCCCTTAACACCGCAGTGAACCTTTTGGACAGACCTCGGACAAAGGTTTCTCCACCACTGAAAATTAGAGGTCTCTCGGCTTCCACCTCTACTGGACTTTGCGATCCGGGAGCTCTTGCAGCAGCAGGCCGCAGAGGGACAGGCCGCAGAGGGACAGGCCGCAGAGGGACAGGCCGCAGAGGGACAGGCCGCAGAGGGACAGGCCGCAGAGGGACAGGCCCCGGCTCCAAAGGCACCTGCGCACCCAGCGCCGCAGCAGCTCCCGCtgccgcccccagccccgctccgcgGCGCCGCCCCCGGCCGCCCTGCCCCCGCAAGCGGCCCGTGCCGCCGTGGCTCCCGGGGAGGCGGGAGGCGGGCCGGTCCCGGGGCCGGTCCCGGGGCCTACCTTGCGCCGGGCGCTGCTGTCGTACTTGTCGTTCCGGAAGGCGTGCGCGTTCTGGTAGCGCTGGGGCCGCGTGCGGGACACGTTCCCCTTCTCCGAGCTCATCCCCCGGGCAACCGCCACCGCAGGCGGCACCTGCCCCGGAACCGCtccgcgccgccccgccccggcgccGCACCATTGGCCCGCAGCCGGCCCTGCCTGACCCCTTGGCCCAGCGCCGTTCGCCGCCTCCGGGCTGCTTCCCGCCCACCCGCGGCCGGGCGGAGCCTCAGCGGCCGCAGCGGAGCGCGGGGCTGCGGCCCCATTGGCGCGCTGCGGCcggtcccgccccgccccgccccgccccgccgccccttGGGCCGCCCCGGCAGCCGCTCGGTGCGATGCAGTCGCTCGGCGAGCCGAGGCCGGCGCTGCGCTCCTAGGCCGCGCCAGGAGCCGCTCTCCGGGGGCCGCGCGTTCTCTGCCGCCGAGCGCGGCCGCGGAGCTGCGGGCATTGCCGGAGGCCGGCGCGCCGTTACTCAGCAGAACCGGCACCCCtcccccgccggccccgcgctccAGCCGTCGGGAAGGTGCGGGGCCGCGCTTGGAGCCGCCGCGCGGAGCGCCGGGCGCAGGTAGGGCTTCTCCTGCCCCGGCAGCGGCGAGGCCGGGCGAGGGGCGGCGGAGGGGTGGTGGGGAGCAGCCAGCGCGGCGCCGGGGCTTTGCGGTGCGAGGATCCGCTTCCGCGGTGTGTCGAGCGGTTGGCCCCTGCGGCACGTCCGGACCTCTTGTCCTCCTCAGCGATCTGCCGCCGTTCTCCTCCACCCGGGGCCAGGCGTGGGGCGGTCTCCCTCCCGGAGAGGTGAGGCGGGGCAGGCACCGGCTTTTCCTCAGGGAGGGAGGCGGCGGTTCGGCTCTCAGACCCGAGCCAGGCAAGGGGGTGGTGGCCCCGGCGACCTCCGGTGTGCTCGGGGGCCTCTGCTCTGTCGCCCAGGGAGGGGTGTCCCCTGTCTGGGGCCCTGGTGCGCTGCGGGCGGGCTGTCCTGCCGCTCCCGGCTCTCTTGTCTGGACGTGGAGCCCTTTGTTCGAGAAATGGGCGCTGACTTGGGTCGCTTGTTAAATTCTGTCTTTTCGTGGACGTGAGTGGTGCTTCCGTGTCAGTGTTGCTGGCTGCTGCGAAGTCCTTTTTAGTTATAGACACCTGAAAAGTGATGTTAATTCTCGCGATCCCGGTtcagtgtatttatttcttcagcttctgctgttGATGGTGGGAGTGACGCTGGCCTTATAATTGCTCTCAGGTATTGCTTGTTTAAAAGTTTAAAGTGTTCGGCCAGAAGCTAGCTAGAAGAATACACGACTGCAGAAACCAAAATAGTAGCATCTGAGCTTAGACCGCCTTGAAAAGCATAGCTTTTTATTAATGATTGACCAGCTGGTGCGGTGAAGCACCGGCCTGGCGTGGCTGAGGTACAACTGGGGGCTTCAGCGCCTGCTCGCGTGCAGGTTGTTTCAGCGGAGCAGCCTTGCTTGGAGCAAGGCAAGTATTGTGTTACCTCACTTAATGCCACAGTTAGACATAGGTATTTTGTTCTGTGAAGACTGCCTTAAAGACTTATTTCATGGTATTTCTTGGTATGGCGTTTTCCTTATTGAATTAGACTTCTCTGTGTTCTTTTCTGGACCTCCTGTGTATTCTTTCTTAACAATTCTGTTAATTACTTTATGTAGTACTTGAATTGGACACTGTGTGAGGTTTTTTCCACTAAACgtttttttgctttaacttCTGAAGTATTTGGAGGATGATCATACCCTTctgttccatttaaatataataCAGATGCTGAAATAAACGAGTGCTTCAGTAGTTACATGAACTCTAGTTTTCATTGCATTGTGTTCAATGAAAGGGTGAGAGAAACTACTTTAAAGTTTCTTATTTCAGCAGTTTATAACGAAAAatggtaatttaaaaaaccaaacaagcaaaacaccagaaaaacaaccaaacaaaaaatgccaaGAGTCTTAATATCTTGGCAGTTACAGTTAGGGCATCACTAACATTTATAAACCAGCAGCTAAATCTGCATGCTATTGTTCTTATAAGTAGTTCCTCTGAAAtgagtaatttaatttaaatataaaattagaataatttatatttaatgtgAATCTAAAGTGTTTGCAAGGGTTGAGCTTTTGAGGCTAATATGTAGTGAAATAATCAAAGATGTGAATAATAGGCATCACTTTCCTGTTACAATTTGCAGAGGGTGGAGGACAGGAATAGTTGCTTATATGAAAGAACTACATTTATGTTATTATAGGAATCACAAGATAAATAGTCGAGGTGTTCATTCAAATTTGATACTTCCCCCTCCTTTTGTCTGCCTTAATTGCCAAAAATGATTGGAACTTACTGTCTCTGGGCAGTTTTACATGTGTCATTTTCTGTGTTACTTTTTTATTCATAAGAGAGTTAACTTTTATGAAATGATCTTGCATGCCTTTCAAAAGCTATCCCAGAAGGGATGGGTGATGTCACTTGggtctgttttatttcttagcCTTGTTTGGTGCAATAGTAGAAGTTCATAAGTTTCTCACAATTTCTTACAGAGAATTTTTCTACTTAATGTATATGAAAAATGCCATGTGGTTTTAAAGGATATATATTTCTCTTACTCTGATATGTTTGTTATTAATAGTTTCACCAACACTAGGAACTGTGTGTACAGAATAGCACTAGGTCCTTTATTAGTACTTAAATGACAAATAGAAGATCAAATATATTATGTTGGGATGTCTTGATTTCTCTGTCTGATGATACTACTGCAATGAGCAGAGAGATCTATGTCATGCATACTCAAAAGGTGTTTGACTATAACTTAGGTATTCACAACGTATCTTAGGCAAATGAGTCCCACTGAAGTTATTCATCTATGCATGTGGAAATTACATGCTTATGGCAATTTGTGGTCAGTGTTGGCTTTGCTCTGGTTTCAGTAAGGGTCCAGATAAAAGCATGCATCAAACCTACTTGTTATTGGAGTGATTTTTAGTGCAACTTCACTTGTGATACGTTGTTCACTTTCCATAAATTCTATTTGAGGCTTCACAATACAATTGGTCTCGCAAGACTATTGATCTCTGAAGCTTTTACCAAGAAGAGGTGGTGCTAATTAAGGgggattttttacttttaatttttactgtaataATTTCTAGGTGGATGAATCATTAGGAAATCATGTTACATGTTTTCTACCATTAAGAACACTTTAAAATCCATTGGTGGGGGAGTGCATGTAACATTAAATTTAATCCCTTCTTGAAGTATCTGAGCAGTGTACCATTTGAGGGAAGATAATTCCTGTTCAGTTGAAGTTAAATTATGATATCTTATGGGTAACTACTAGACTGAAATGCTGATTCAGTTGAACTCTTAAAGAGCGATATCAGAATTACTCTACACACCCTGGGGATTCTTTCATATCCTGGTTCCATTCCAGAACCAGAAGTTAAGAACACACTTATGTGAATACAATGAATGACAAACCAGTTTCAGTATAATGGGGACATTGTTTGCATTTAGTTGAAGGTATCCTCTTGGGGGAAGTGAAAGAGGTGTTTTCTGTCAAGTTTGTTCAGTTAGTGATGCTGGGgatctgttgtttttcttcagacttcAGAGCAAGAAAGTAGCAAGTATTTGTTTATAAGAAAAGGGTTCTTGTTAGCCGTTATGTCGCAAGGTGATGCCATCACAGAGGCTACCTGCAGTCAGGATGCTTCtcccccccagtgtggagggGCCTTTGAAACAGACCCAGGGCACACATGGCTCTTGCCTCACACAGGGTATCAATGGCTGCTGGACTCAGCCTTGGAGTGGAGACTAGAAACACCATCCTCACCATGCCCACAAATGattactgagaccaatgtttagttcATGAATTTACCCGTTTATTAAGGTTTAACACAAAcgagggatcaaggttcaggagacGTAGGCTAGGGATATGTcagagaaataattcaaaagtactAGGCCCATATTATTAGCCATTATCTCCATTATTTAGATGGAGAACAGCTCTGGAATCAGAATCTTTAGCTTCAGTAGATAGCTTCCATTGGATTAAATGAACATCATAGAAAATCTACATTTCAATCTAGCAtaggggagaaaaaatactttagcGATGATTGCCAGCATAAGTTATTTGCCATATGTGGCAAGATCCCATTTTTAGGACATTTAAGCTATCTTTGGGCACAGTACCACCTTGGCTGATTAACTGTGGTTGCTGCAATACTGTAAGTGAATTCCAGAGGTCAGCTTCCTGTCTTCTGAAATTACTTTGACAAATAGCAAATGTTTTCTGAGTGAGATATTTGTAATGTTGCTGGGCTGTTTAtagttttaaataatgtaaaCTTCTGTTTTAATCCTATCTGACAAATGGATTGGGAAGCAAGTAAGAAATTCTGTAGCTATAGTATGATGGAATAGAGGGCAATTGGTTTTCCTGGGCAGAACAGGCCATTTATACTTCAGTATAAGTGACTCCTTTGGTGATCACAGCTGCAAGAGAAGtacaggaggaaaataaaggtATTGAATTTTTCCTGTGCATAAGACAGCCCAAGGATTTTATCAATCCCCACACCTTATCCATAGTCCTCTTCCATTTCTTGTCCTGACTTGCAAGTTAACATTAAACAATGCCCAGATAATCTCACCTGACAGGGAACAGACGAGTTGTTCCAAATTTGAGTGACTACTTCTGCTGTTTACATAAATAGATGAGGTTGTTGTTTCTTTAGCTGGCAGAAATATGGTCACTTATTCAGGATCTTCATTTAAGACACAATCTACCGTTTTATGGGAGGTTGTCAGTATACCATTCCTGTCATCTCTAAATTAGTGGTGTGGGTCACCCATATCTGAGTCTGGCATTTCCctgttttgaagaaaactgGAGAGTTGGGGTGAAAACACTTGGCTGTGACACGCTGGGCAAAAAAAATGGGCGTTTGTGCCCTACAAAGAGCAGTAGTATTCCAAGAATGCTGATAATGTTTACAGGACTGTCTTGCTGTGTCTGTGTTTACTACTCTGTAAATACACTCTAAGTAACATCGTATGCAGTATGCATTCATATTATACCACAGGGAAGAGAACATTCACACATCCAAAATACAGACAGTTGTTGTGTGATTGGTATTCAACAGTGTCCCTGAAGCTTTTCTAAAGAGTTTTTTTATCTAGGCATGAAAATTACACTTTTATACAAGTTACAGGACAAACTTTAACATTGCCAAGTATTTTTGTTAGCAGTAAGATTTCATTGTTGGATTACCCAAGTGTTTCTGAAATTACATGGAACCATGGACATCAGAAATCTGCTTCTTTTGCTCTCATTTGTAAACAAAGCAGGTACATTAAACTTTGAGCATTTCCATTCATATTGACCTGGCAGAAACTGAGCTTGAGATCTGTAGATAGATTTTTGGATAGAGAAGTTACAGAAGTTGAGATGAAATATCAGATGTTCCAATTCGAGGAAAGCAGTGTAAATGCGTATCTTAGGTGCGCTGGTTTACAGCATGGCTCTTTGCTGATTTCATCACTCTTCTTACCTCTGAGAAAAAGTTTTGTCCCAGTGAAAGATTTCCACACTGCACTGCCCCCCCAaatcccttctccctgctgtaAAGAGAACACAATGCCTGCTTTTCACAGCACCTGTATCTTTACCTAGCTTGCTTTAGGTATGTGtgcatttaggtttttttccttcccccactCTATCAGCCGGTGGTTTGAATTGGTAGCACAGATTATTTGCCAAATAACTGTGATAGAGTTTTCAGTTCGGGATGTTTTTGCTAAAGCACTGAATAAAAATAGTCATATCATTAATGTAATACCAATTCTTATGTGTAATACAGAAAACCTTAGCTAATAATTTCTTGGAAGGGTTTGAAAACATTTATGTCAGCCAGCTTGTGAAGCAAGGAAGTGTTTACGGATAGATTTTAGAGTACTGAAGATGTACAGTGTTTAGTAAGCCAGcacaagcattttattttgccttctaAGTTTTAACCTTCATATACCTTCTATATTGCTGATACTGCTTCCAGGAGCCTGTAACTTATGCCTGCAATGTATACATTATCTGTATTTAGGAAGTGCTCTAAAGATTTTTTTGGCTGCAGAGGTCTCCATAGCTTTAGTATCCTGTAAAACTTGCtatgtattttaattgttttttataaCAGATATGTTTGTCAATGTGATGAACAGTTTTCTTAATGGCCTGAGATGGGGGGCTTCATTTCCTTCAAAGAAACTCCAAAACTCAAACTTGGTTGTTTCTTTAGGTGATCGTAGTTTAGTTTTAATAGCTGGCAGGATTTTAAAGTCACGACTGTTCTTTTTAATATGCTCTTTCTGAAGTAgctaataatataaaataagctattaaatagaaatgtacatatatatttaaatgctttattaaaTGTAAAGATgtaaatgttacatttttcatgAGTTTTTCTAGAAACTGATACCATTCTGTCTTCCTGTTTCAGACTAGAAGATGAATAATCTTTCCTTTAGTGAACTGTGTTGCCTGTTCTGTTGTCCACCATGCCCAGGAAAAATTGCCTCCAAACTGGCATTCTTACCTCCTGATCCCACGTACACACTCATGTGTGATGAAAGTGGTAGTCGATGGACTTTACATCTCTCAGAGCGAGCAGACTGGCAATATTCTTCTAGAGAAAAAGATGCTATTGAATGCTTCATGACTAGAACAAGTAAAGGTAACAGGATTGCCTGTATGTTTGTGCGTTGCTCACCTAACGCCAAGTACACTTTGCTCTTCTCACATGGAAACGCTGTTGACCTAGGTCAGATGAGCAGCTTTTACATAGGACTGGGTTCACGGATTAATTGCAACATATTCTCATATGATTATTCTGGATATGGTGCGAGTTCTGGGAAGCCAACAGAGAAGAATCTCTATGCTGACATTGATGCTGCTTGGGTGGCTCTTAGGACAAGGTAAGACATAAgttgtcatttttcttttcaaatggtTTTACTTAATCTGCATTGGTAGTTTGAatagaaaagctgtattttaggCTTAATGGATTTGAATTCAAGCAGATTGCTAGTGCCTTATGCTGAAGGCATTGTCCATATTGAAATTGGATGAAATTTAATTGGGTATGTTTCAGTCTTGAATGATTAGAAGATAGTCCTTATTGTCACAGTTTGGGAGCTTCTCAGTTGGAACTCTCAGAAGGTAGGACAGAACTGTAATAATTGATTGCCAGTACTGAGGAACTGGTGTGATGTGCATGTGCAGTTTGGTTTTTCAGATAATTCCActacttgcctttttttgtagGGAGGGACAGTGAAAAAGCTGTTACATGGCAAACTGGTGAGACTCTCTGGTTTTCTGTATGGTggtcgtagaatcatagaatggtttgggccAAAatgaaccttaaagatcatctagttcaaacacCGCTGCCATGGGccgggacacctcccactagatgaggttcctcaaagtcccatccaacctggccttgaacacttctacagatggggcatccacaactttcctgggcaacctgggccactgtctcgccaccctcacaggaaataatttcttcctaatgtctaatctacTCCCTTCCAGTTTGAAGACATTAACTTTGGTGctgttgctacatgcccttgtaaaaattccTCCCCAGGTTTCTTGTAGACCCCCTCAGGTGCTGGAAGGTGTTATAAGGTCTCTTTGGAGCGTTATAAGGTCTctttggagccttctcctctcaaggctgaacaacgccaactctctcagcctgtcaccaagctgtgtggagtttTGAAGCATTTCCATCAGGGCTagagcagacaggctgagaagaCTCTGAAGAGACCTTATAACATGCTTATTTTGATACAGCctaggatacagttggctttctgggctgcaagcgcatATTGACAGCTCATTTTGAGCTTCTTGTCAACACCCCAAGTCTTTTTCCTTAGGGCAGCtgtcaatccattctccacccagtctgtatttgtgcttgggattacCCTGATCCaggagcaggacctggcacttgacattgttgaacttcatgcagtttgcacggGCCCACCTCttaagcctgtcaaggtctgtCTGGCTGGCCTTTCTTCCCTTCAGCTTTTTCAACACTCCAcatagcttggtgtcatcagcaaagctgctgagtgtgcactcagtcccactgtctgtattgctgacaaagatgttaaacagcaacagtcccagtactgaccgCTTGTTCAGAATTCAGACTAGCAGCTACAGCATTTCCAAAGATAGTTTTctataaaaaaacaaagttgtttttattttatcaaaatatGATGTGTGGGAGAGATTGTAATTGATCTGTATTAATACATTATGATGGGAACAAAGGCCAGGAATTTGAATCGGTGGTGTTAGTTCAAATAGGTTAAAAGTGGACAAGGAAAAATGCAGATTGGAAGAATGTTGTTTCAGCAATTTCCCTGTTCTTATGACTCTAGTAttagggaaataaaatattaacatgaAAGACTCTGGAGGCATTCTCTGATACCTGTAAGAATCCCAGGTACTACATAAATGCAGCTCTGAATACCCACTTCTTAAatttaagaacatttttcacCATGGTTTGTTCCATGTTGTTTCTGTGTTACAAGTAcccaaacaaaagcatttttaaaaatgctacaCAATTATAAGAATACATGTTCTCAAAAAAACTTGCATCATATTGTGTATTTTGCACCCAAAAGCTGTGAAAACCTGATTTTATACAGAGCAGCATGTTATGATTTAATTGTTGCAACCTGAATATACTTTTCCATAGTATAGTATCAGAGATACGACTTTGTGTGAGGACATGTGCAGAGACTCCTTAAATCCTGGAGCATGCTAGCTGTTGCAGTGAATTTAGAACTTGATCAAGTAATACTAATGATCTTCCTACAACTTTGGAGCAGATTATTCCTTTTCAGTGAAATGAACACACTGTCTTACATTTCTTTTACATTACAAAAAAGGTCTGatacttatttttaaggaagtgtattttattaatacattaTGGTAGGGGAAATGCTTATCATCGTAAGCATCATACAACCACAGGGGACAGGTATTCAGCCTCATACTAAAAACCATGTCTACTGTGTTGTTAGATTAGGTTTTGGCATTTCTTTTGATTACAGTGGAAATCTGAGATATAACTAGACATCCGTTCTGTAAGCCAAGAGCTGCAACAGGTGCACTGGTGACTGTGGTTTGTAGTTGACAGGTGATCTGGAAGATAGCCACTTGGTGAAATATCCTCTAATATTGACCAAAACATAATGTCACTTGTGAACAATGGGGAAGATAGGccaaattgtttaaaaataccagAAGATGGAAGAGATGGTGAGGAAGATGAAACTAGTTAGTGAAACTTGCTTGTTTGAATATGCTTACAGGCTCTGTTTTGTAAACTAATTTGTAATTACTGTCTCTTCTTCCCCCAATGAATATCTTGCTTAAAACCTAAAAGGAAATGTGATTGCAACTTCAATTCTCAGTTTCATTCTTGAACAGTGTAGTTGTAGTCCTTTCCCTGATCAAATAAGATCGTTCATTATAATATTCCACCTGAACACCATTGCTGAACAGTGGAGGGATCTCTAAACATATACTCCATctatttgcctttttcttttccactgagTAATGACCTCACCTCAATCCTATTTGATGTTTGCATTTACTTTTTCTATCAAAACCTCCTTTAGAAATAAGTAGTTGTTTAGAGAGCACAGAGATTTGATTGTTCTGCCTAATTTGTGGATTTTACttatttgtttttcccattGCTTAGAAAGTCGTTGATATTACTAGTTTCCTCTGTGGTACTTTCAACAACTTTCTGATTGGCAGAGCTAATTCTTCTTGTATTTGAATGCTGAACATAGCAGGGAGAATTTCAGCAGAATTCTGGATATAGTGGCTCACACAGTTTGGTTACCAGTCtatgtttttctctgttctctgaaACCCTGAGACTGCTCAGCTGTGTTTTATTGCTTGGTGAACATCTGGACCAGAATGGATCCTTTGAGCATTTGCTACATCATTGATTCACTTTTCTAGC is a genomic window of Apus apus isolate bApuApu2 chromosome Z, bApuApu2.pri.cur, whole genome shotgun sequence containing:
- the ABHD17B gene encoding alpha/beta hydrolase domain-containing protein 17B, which translates into the protein MNNLSFSELCCLFCCPPCPGKIASKLAFLPPDPTYTLMCDESGSRWTLHLSERADWQYSSREKDAIECFMTRTSKGNRIACMFVRCSPNAKYTLLFSHGNAVDLGQMSSFYIGLGSRINCNIFSYDYSGYGASSGKPTEKNLYADIDAAWVALRTRYGIRPENVIIYGQSIGTVPSVDLASRYESAAVILHSPLTSGMRVAFPDTKKTYCFDAFPNIDKISKITSPVLIIHGTEDEVIDFSHGLALFERCQRPVEPLWVEGAGHNDVELYGQYLERLKQFVSQELVNL